Proteins co-encoded in one Arachis stenosperma cultivar V10309 chromosome 7, arast.V10309.gnm1.PFL2, whole genome shotgun sequence genomic window:
- the LOC130940261 gene encoding transcription factor DIVARICATA-like: MKWEMEILSPTTTPYNPNSNLSNTNNTFNWLLGDGRSARWTPEENKLFENALAVHDKDTPDRWHQVAAMIPGKTVGDVIKQYKELEVDVCNIEAGLIPVPGYSTTSPFTLEWVNSQGYDDGFKGLSGKRPSSCSVKPPEQERKKGVPWTEEEHKLFLLGLKKYGKGDWRNISRNFVITRTPTQVASHAQKYFIRQLSGGKDKRRASIHDITTVNVTETGTSSSEDTKSSMMLSQQQQQQNSSSAATIPRTHHFQWNNQQPNNAAGGVAMEKVFNSPYGVNSFGVTIMEGQNLNKSVESSSSSSYLGPQTQNLVFQMQQQSSQQQQHYSHA, encoded by the exons ATGAAGTGGGAAATGGAAATATTGTCTCCAACTACAACACCTTATAATCCAAATTCCAACCTCAGCAACACCAACAACACCTTCAATTGGCTTCTTGGAGATGGAAGGAGCGCAAGATGGACACCGGAAGAGAACAAACTCTTCGAAAATGCGCTGGCCGTTCACGACAAGGACACGCCGGACCGGTGGCACCAGGTGGCTGCAATGATACCTGGGAAGACAGTTGGAGATGTTATCAAGCAATACAAGGAATTAGAAGTTGATGTGTGTAACATTGAGGCTGGTTTGATCCCGGTTCCGGGGTATAGTACTACTTCACCATTTACCTTAGAATGGGTGAATTCTCAAGGGTATGATGATGGATTTAAAGGACTAAGTGGAAAGAGACCTTCTTCTTGCTCAGTGAAGCCACCTGAGCAAGAAAGGAAGAAAGGAGTGCCATGGACTGAAGAAGAACATAA ATTGTTCTTGCTTGGTTTGAAGAAGTATGGGAAAGGTGACTGGAGAAACATTTCGCGAAATTTCGTGATAACAAGAACACCAACACAGGTTGCAAGCCATGCTCAGAAGTACTTCATAAGGCAACTTTCCGGAGGCAAAGACAAAAGGAGAGCAAGCATCCATGACATAACAACAGTTAATGTCACTGAAACCGGAACATCTTCTTCAGAAGACACCAAAAGTTCTATGATGCTCTcacagcagcagcagcaacaaaATTCTAGTTCTGCTGCAACTATACCAAGAACTCATCATTTTCAGTGGAATAATCAACAACCAAATAATGCAGCAGGAGGAGTAGCTATGGAAAAAGTTTTCAATTCTCCTTATGGTGTTAACTCATTTGGGGTTACAATAATGGAAGGGCAAAATCTGAACAAGAGTGTTGaatcttcttcatcttcttcttactTAGGACCTCAGACACAGAACCTGGTTTTTCAAATGCAACAACAATCctcacaacaacaacaacactatTCCCATGCATAA